The following are encoded in a window of Pan troglodytes isolate AG18354 chromosome 4, NHGRI_mPanTro3-v2.0_pri, whole genome shotgun sequence genomic DNA:
- the LOC471490 gene encoding tubulin beta-8 chain-like: protein MVPFPRLHFFMPGFAPLTSRGSQQYRALTVAELTQQMFDAKNMMAACDPRHGRYLTAAAIFRGRMPMREVDEQMFNIQDKNSSYFADWLPNNVKTAVCDIPPRGLKMSATFIGNNTAIQELFKRVSEQFTAMFRRKAFLHWYTGEGMDEMEFTEAESNMNDLVSEYQQYQDATAEEEEDEEYAEEEVA, encoded by the coding sequence atggTCCCGTTTCCCCGGCTGCATTTCTTCATGCCTGGCTTTGCCCCACTGACCAGCCGGGGCAGCCAGCAGTACCGGGCCTTGACTGTGGCTGAGCTTACCCAGCAGATGTTTGATGCTAAGAACATGATGGCTGCCTGTGACCCCCGTCACGGCCGCTACCTAACGGCGGCTGCCATTTTCAGGGGTCGCATGCCCATGAGGGAGGTGGATGAACAAATGTTCAACATTCAAGATAAGAACAGCAGCTACTTTGCTGACTGGCTCCCCAACAACGTAAAAACTGCCGTCTGTGACATCCCACCCCGGGGCCTGAAAATGTCGGCCACCTTCATTGGGAACAACACAGCCATCCAGGAACTCTTCAAGCGTGTCTCAGAGCAGTTTACAGCAATGTTCAGGCGCAAGGCCTTCCTCCACTGGTACACGGGCGAGGGCATGGATGAGATGGAATTCACCGAGGCCGAGAGCAACATGAACGACCTGGTGTCTGAATATCAGCAATATCAGGATGCCACggccgaggaggaggaggatgaggagtaTGCCGAGGAGGAGGTGGCCTAG